The proteins below come from a single Drosophila busckii strain San Diego stock center, stock number 13000-0081.31 chromosome X, ASM1175060v1, whole genome shotgun sequence genomic window:
- the LOC108605870 gene encoding ubiquitin-conjugating enzyme E2 N produces the protein MSSLPRRIIKETQRLMQEPVPGINAIPDENNARYFHVIVTGPNDSPFEGGAFKLELFLPEDYPMSAPKVRFITKIYHPNIDRLGRICLDVLKDKWSPALQIRTILLSIQALLSAPNPDDPLANDVAELWKVNEAEAIRNAREWTQKYAVED, from the coding sequence atgtcCAGCTTGCCACGTCGCATCATTAAGGAGACTCAGCGTCTTATGCAGGAGCCGGTGCCCGGCATCAATGCCATACCCGATGAGAATAATGCGCGCTATTTCCATGTAATTGTCACCGGACCCAACGACTCGCCCTTCGAGGGTGGCGCCTTCAAGCTGGAACTCTTCCTGCCCGAAGACTATCCCATGTCGGCGCCCAAGGTGCGCTTCATAACCAAAATCTATCATCCCAACATCGATCGCCTCGGACGCATTTGCCTCGACGTGCTGAAGGACAAATGGAGTCCTGCCCTACAAATCCGCACCATACTCTTGTCCATACAAGCGCTGCTCAGCGCTCCCAATCCCGACGATCCGCTGGCCAACGACGTGGCCGAGCTCTGGAAGGTGAACGAGGCCGAGGCCATACGCAATGCACGAGAATGGACCCAAAAGTATGCCGTCGAAGACTGA